A region of Streptomyces cinnamoneus DNA encodes the following proteins:
- a CDS encoding DUF2252 domain-containing protein has product MALEHDRSAQRGEEILAVFDTAFGELLAADPAAFRVKFRKMAASAFAFYRGTACLFYADLQHERDAGPYLDERTGRVWIHGDLHAENFGTYMDANGRLVFNVNDFDEAYVGPFTWDLKRFAASVALIGYTKALSDEKITELVRTYAAAYRERIHALATGAQDDDLPPFTLDTADGPLLDALREARAQTRFGLLATMTEIRDFERRFLEDGGAVELDAATRYKILAAFDGYLETLPDTSLTRPDSYRVKDVVGRRGVGIGSAGLPSYNILLEGNSDALENDVVIYMKQGQTPAVSRHITDPAVRGYFQHEGHRTVISQRALQAHADPWLGWTELDGAGQLVAEVSPYAVDLDWSDIDDPAQIAAVVADLGRATATMHAAADDQSGHSLVPFSTERAIDAVIAADEEGFADLLVDFAHTYGARARADHQIFVDLFRNGRIPGL; this is encoded by the coding sequence ATGGCGCTCGAGCACGACCGGTCCGCGCAGCGCGGCGAGGAGATCCTCGCCGTCTTCGACACCGCCTTCGGTGAGCTGCTCGCGGCCGACCCCGCCGCCTTCCGCGTCAAGTTCCGGAAGATGGCCGCCTCCGCCTTCGCCTTCTACCGGGGCACCGCCTGCCTCTTCTACGCGGACCTCCAGCACGAGCGCGACGCCGGCCCGTACCTGGACGAGCGGACCGGCCGGGTGTGGATCCACGGCGATCTGCACGCCGAGAACTTCGGCACGTACATGGACGCCAACGGCCGCCTCGTCTTCAACGTCAACGACTTCGACGAGGCCTACGTCGGGCCCTTCACCTGGGACCTCAAGCGCTTCGCCGCCTCCGTCGCCCTGATCGGCTACACCAAGGCGCTGAGCGACGAGAAGATCACGGAGCTGGTGCGGACCTACGCGGCCGCCTACCGCGAGCGGATCCACGCCCTCGCCACCGGCGCCCAGGACGACGACCTGCCGCCCTTCACCCTGGACACCGCCGACGGCCCGCTGCTGGACGCGCTGCGCGAGGCCCGCGCCCAGACCCGCTTCGGGCTGCTCGCCACGATGACGGAGATCCGGGACTTCGAGCGGCGCTTCCTGGAGGACGGCGGCGCCGTCGAGCTGGACGCGGCCACCCGCTACAAGATCCTCGCGGCCTTCGACGGCTATCTGGAGACCCTGCCCGACACCAGCCTGACCCGCCCCGACTCCTACCGCGTCAAGGACGTCGTCGGCCGCCGCGGCGTCGGCATCGGCAGCGCCGGGCTGCCCTCGTACAACATCCTCCTGGAGGGCAACAGCGACGCCCTCGAGAACGACGTCGTCATCTACATGAAGCAGGGGCAGACCCCGGCGGTCTCCCGGCACATCACCGATCCCGCCGTGCGCGGCTACTTCCAGCACGAGGGCCACCGCACGGTGATCTCCCAGCGGGCCCTCCAGGCGCACGCCGACCCGTGGCTGGGCTGGACCGAGCTGGACGGGGCCGGGCAGCTGGTCGCCGAGGTCTCGCCCTACGCCGTCGACCTGGACTGGTCGGACATCGACGACCCGGCGCAGATCGCCGCCGTCGTCGCCGACCTGGGCCGGGCCACCGCCACGATGCACGCGGCCGCCGACGACCAGAGCGGGCACTCGCTGGTGCCGTTCTCCACCGAGCGGGCCATCGACGCCGTGATCGCCGCCGACGAGGAGGGCTTCGCGGACCTGCTGGTGGACTTCGCCCACACCTACGGCGCCCGGGCCCGCGCGGACCACCAGATCTTCGTGGACCTCTTCCGCAACGGCAGGATCCCCGGCCTCTAG
- a CDS encoding thioredoxin domain-containing protein → MSKRNNWEHKQSARERLRAERDRQAKKEKTRRQLLVGGAVVAVLAVVGGIAVAATQLGGDDATDASWKAAKDKTLVKPAHTGGDKGLEVVVGKQDAKHTLEIYQDMRCPVCSVFEQNVGDTVDKDVKDGKYKVAYHIGTFLDRNPAIKGNGSKNALSALGAALNVGPDAFAAYNKALYAKANHPDETKDTFAKDDVLLKIAQQVPALKDNADFEKNVKDGTFDKWALEMSDAFDDAKDVTGTPTIKLDGQKLTVDTPNGKGAPMVAEQFNTAVGQILK, encoded by the coding sequence ATGAGCAAGCGCAACAACTGGGAGCACAAGCAGTCGGCCCGCGAGCGGCTGCGCGCCGAACGGGACCGGCAGGCGAAGAAGGAGAAGACCCGCCGCCAGCTCCTCGTCGGCGGGGCGGTCGTCGCCGTCCTCGCGGTCGTGGGCGGCATAGCCGTGGCCGCGACCCAGCTGGGCGGCGACGACGCCACCGACGCCTCCTGGAAGGCGGCGAAGGACAAGACGCTCGTCAAGCCGGCCCACACCGGCGGCGACAAGGGCCTGGAGGTCGTGGTCGGCAAGCAGGACGCCAAGCACACCCTGGAGATCTACCAGGACATGCGCTGCCCGGTCTGCTCCGTCTTCGAGCAGAACGTCGGGGACACCGTCGACAAGGACGTCAAGGACGGCAAGTACAAGGTCGCGTACCACATCGGCACGTTCCTCGACCGCAACCCGGCGATCAAGGGCAACGGCTCGAAGAACGCGCTCAGCGCCCTCGGGGCCGCCCTGAACGTCGGCCCGGACGCCTTCGCCGCCTATAACAAGGCGCTCTACGCCAAGGCGAACCACCCCGACGAGACCAAGGACACCTTCGCGAAGGACGACGTCCTGCTGAAGATCGCTCAGCAGGTCCCGGCCCTGAAGGACAACGCCGACTTCGAGAAGAACGTCAAGGACGGCACGTTCGACAAGTGGGCGCTGGAGATGTCCGACGCCTTCGACGACGCCAAGGACGTCACCGGCACCCCCACCATCAAGCTGGACGGCCAGAAGCTCACCGTCGACACCCCGAACGGCAAGGGCGCCCCGATGGTGGCGGAGCAGTTCAACACGGCCGTGGGCCAGATCCTGAAGTAA